Proteins co-encoded in one Flavobacterium sp. M31R6 genomic window:
- a CDS encoding sugar phosphate isomerase/epimerase — protein sequence MIKRRDFIINSGLALGALAIAPSLAFSIKPKNIGLQLYTLREAFSKDVKGVLEHVAKSGYKEVETYGFSAEKGFFGTSPKDFKKILTDNGLKATSGHYDFKSFIKDNNVDFLKTSIECANVLGSEYVTVPWLEESLRSNLDDYKRIAQKVNEAAVLCKQSGLKLAYHNHDFEFKKYGDQCGYDVLLKETDKKLVDFELDLYWAVRSGNDPLQLFKANPGRFTMWHVKDMDKSKVEWNTEIGEGSINFKSIFAEAKLSGMQHFFVEQETNYSPNPTDSIKTSWDYVSKNLI from the coding sequence ATGATAAAGAGAAGAGATTTTATAATTAACAGCGGTTTGGCGTTGGGTGCATTGGCAATTGCCCCTTCCCTAGCCTTTTCAATAAAACCAAAAAATATTGGTCTTCAATTGTATACTTTGAGAGAAGCATTTTCTAAAGACGTAAAAGGCGTTTTAGAACATGTGGCTAAGTCTGGGTATAAAGAAGTGGAAACGTATGGATTTTCAGCTGAAAAAGGATTTTTTGGCACTTCTCCAAAAGATTTCAAAAAGATACTAACTGATAATGGACTAAAAGCAACAAGTGGTCATTATGATTTTAAATCATTTATAAAAGACAATAATGTCGATTTTCTGAAAACATCTATTGAATGTGCCAATGTATTAGGAAGTGAATATGTTACTGTTCCTTGGTTGGAAGAAAGTTTAAGAAGCAATTTAGACGATTACAAACGTATTGCACAAAAAGTAAACGAAGCCGCAGTTTTATGTAAACAATCTGGATTGAAGTTGGCTTATCACAACCATGATTTTGAATTCAAGAAGTATGGTGATCAATGTGGTTATGATGTTTTATTGAAAGAAACAGATAAAAAATTAGTGGATTTTGAATTGGATTTATACTGGGCAGTTCGCTCAGGAAATGATCCTTTGCAATTATTTAAAGCTAACCCTGGTCGATTTACGATGTGGCATGTAAAAGATATGGATAAATCCAAAGTAGAATGGAATACAGAAATTGGAGAAGGAAGTATCAACTTTAAATCCATTTTTGCAGAAGCTAAACTTTCGGGAATGCAACACTTTTTTGTAGAACAAGAGACTAACTACTCTCCAAATCCAACTGATTCTATTAAAACTAGTTGGGATTATGTATCTAAAAATTTAATTTAA
- a CDS encoding hydroxypyruvate isomerase family protein: MSATFDRRTAIKGILAGTVTLGIPTGLSALAIPKEELNLESNMLKGRINHSVARWCFSDFDIETLCLEARKIGITGIDLVGPKDWPILKKHNLVSTMCNGAELNLVDGFNDPKFHEQLIKNYTEMIPLVAEAGYKNLICFSGSRRGKTDEEGWNNCVLGLKTLIPLAEKHKVTLVMELLNSKIDHKDYQCDKTYWGVELVKRINSENFKLLYDIYHMQIDEGDVIRTIKENHNHIAHYHTGGVPGRNEIDETQELNYSAIMKAIADSGFTGFVGQEFIPKQKDKIASLKKAIAICDI; this comes from the coding sequence ATGAGTGCAACTTTTGATAGAAGAACCGCTATAAAGGGCATTCTTGCAGGGACTGTGACTTTAGGAATTCCAACAGGATTATCGGCTCTGGCAATACCGAAAGAAGAATTAAATTTAGAATCTAATATGTTGAAAGGAAGAATTAACCATTCAGTAGCTCGTTGGTGCTTCAGTGATTTTGATATTGAAACGCTTTGTTTGGAAGCTAGAAAAATTGGAATTACCGGTATTGATTTGGTTGGTCCAAAGGATTGGCCAATACTAAAAAAACACAATCTTGTTTCCACCATGTGTAATGGGGCAGAATTAAATTTAGTGGACGGTTTCAACGATCCAAAGTTTCATGAACAATTGATTAAAAATTATACGGAAATGATTCCTTTAGTGGCTGAAGCGGGTTATAAAAACTTGATTTGTTTTAGCGGAAGCAGGAGAGGAAAAACTGATGAAGAAGGCTGGAATAATTGTGTACTCGGGTTGAAAACATTGATTCCATTGGCAGAGAAACATAAAGTAACTTTGGTTATGGAGCTGTTAAACAGTAAGATTGATCACAAGGATTATCAATGTGATAAAACCTATTGGGGAGTAGAATTGGTGAAACGAATTAATTCGGAAAATTTTAAATTGCTATATGATATTTACCATATGCAAATTGATGAGGGTGACGTAATTCGAACTATCAAAGAAAATCACAATCACATCGCCCACTATCATACTGGTGGAGTTCCGGGACGAAATGAAATTGACGAAACCCAAGAACTCAATTACAGCGCTATAATGAAAGCCATTGCTGATAGCGGTTTTACAGGTTTTGTGGGACAAGAGTTTATTCCTAAACAAAAAGATAAAATAGCCTCTTTGAAAAAGGCAATTGCGATTTGTGATATTTAA